In Helicobacter ibis, a genomic segment contains:
- a CDS encoding ABC transporter ATP-binding protein, with translation MKQFFIRFFPYIKEYKACFIYAIIGALLVALASAAAAYLVKPVLDDIFIKKDETMLKILPFLVVLAYFAKGLGTYIQTYYMSFVGNDIVRRLKDNLLSKILSFEIGFFNSNRNGEIISRVMNDINAIQGAVSNHFMESFRESATIVALICVVIYQSPELAFYGLVVMPLVLYPIIVIAKKMRKFSKKIQEKNADLSSKLVEIFNNVELVKISSSDKMEISQFASRNRELFNAIMKSVKLSELYSPIMETIGAIAVAVVIVVGGYKVIDGELSTGAFFSFVTALFMLYTPIKRVSGLYLKFQVAFVAGDRIYELLNRESGFKSGSEILEKVTSVEFSNVGLKYDDKEALRDINLKLNYGDTIALVGSSGGGKSSLVNLLLRLYEPTSGEVLINGKKIESYDYKSLTSKIGVVTQRIFIFNDSVANNIAYGDVVDENRVIESLKSAMIYDYIESLPNGIYTNLDEFGANLSGGQRQRIAIARALYKNPEILILDEATSALDNKTEEGFKESLRQIIKYKIVIIVAHRPSTLSLADTLYFLKDGKIIDSGNLDNLLKTCETFREYYKSV, from the coding sequence TTGAAGCAGTTTTTTATTAGATTCTTCCCATATATTAAAGAATATAAAGCGTGTTTTATATATGCAATTATAGGTGCTTTACTAGTTGCACTAGCAAGTGCTGCTGCGGCATATTTAGTAAAGCCAGTTTTAGATGATATTTTTATCAAAAAAGATGAAACAATGCTAAAGATTCTGCCATTTTTGGTTGTTTTGGCGTATTTTGCAAAAGGACTTGGCACATACATACAGACATATTATATGAGCTTTGTTGGTAATGATATTGTTCGTCGTTTGAAGGATAATTTGCTATCAAAGATTCTTAGCTTTGAGATAGGGTTTTTTAATTCTAATCGAAATGGTGAGATAATTTCGCGTGTTATGAATGATATAAATGCAATTCAAGGTGCTGTGTCAAATCATTTTATGGAATCTTTTAGAGAGTCTGCTACTATTGTTGCTTTAATTTGTGTTGTAATCTACCAAAGCCCAGAGTTAGCATTTTATGGGCTTGTTGTTATGCCTCTTGTTTTGTATCCAATAATTGTAATTGCAAAGAAAATGCGTAAATTCTCCAAAAAGATTCAAGAAAAAAATGCTGATTTATCTTCTAAGTTAGTCGAGATTTTTAATAATGTAGAACTTGTAAAGATAAGCTCTAGCGATAAAATGGAGATATCGCAATTTGCAAGTCGTAATAGAGAGCTTTTTAATGCTATTATGAAATCAGTTAAATTATCAGAATTGTATTCTCCAATAATGGAGACAATAGGTGCTATTGCAGTTGCTGTTGTTATTGTTGTTGGTGGATACAAGGTAATAGATGGTGAGCTTAGCACGGGTGCATTTTTTTCATTTGTTACTGCACTTTTTATGCTTTATACTCCTATTAAGCGTGTTAGTGGGCTTTATTTGAAGTTCCAAGTTGCATTTGTGGCAGGGGATAGAATCTATGAGCTACTAAATAGAGAGAGTGGCTTTAAAAGTGGAAGCGAGATTTTAGAGAAGGTGACTAGTGTTGAATTTAGCAATGTTGGCTTGAAGTATGATGATAAAGAGGCTTTAAGGGACATTAATTTAAAGCTAAATTATGGAGATACAATCGCATTGGTTGGAAGTAGTGGTGGTGGTAAAAGTTCTTTGGTGAATCTTTTATTAAGACTATATGAGCCTACAAGTGGTGAAGTGCTGATAAATGGTAAGAAAATAGAAAGTTATGATTATAAAAGTCTAACTAGTAAAATAGGTGTTGTAACTCAAAGAATCTTTATATTTAATGATAGTGTTGCAAATAATATTGCATATGGTGATGTTGTTGATGAAAATAGAGTAATAGAATCTCTAAAGAGTGCTATGATTTATGATTATATAGAATCTCTACCAAATGGAATTTATACTAATTTAGATGAATTTGGTGCGAATCTAAGCGGTGGTCAAAGACAGAGAATCGCCATTGCTAGAGCATTATATAAAAATCCAGAAATATTAATATTAGATGAGGCTACTAGTGCATTAGATAACAAAACTGAAGAAGGATTTAAAGAATCTCTAAGGCAAATTATAAAATATAAGATTGTGATAATAGTTGCACATAGACCTTCTACGCTATCTTTAGCTGATACACTTTATTTTCTAAAAGATGGAAAAATAATAGATAGTGGCAACCTAGATAATCTGCTTAAAACTTGTGAAACTTTTAGGGAATATTATAAAAGTGTGTAG
- a CDS encoding chemotaxis protein, translating into MSNLSNVDQITNLHRNNELQLLCFRLEKDKDLYAVNVFKIREVVKYRGEITVVAHEGSSLVEGLITIRELTIPLIDLKKWFYYDSANKTKNLDPYGIVRDPGDDEVVMICEFSKWTVGVRIYEADRILNKKWTDIEQSAGIGNSGLNTKLVSRTRYFDGRLVQVVDIEKMLIDVFPWIEDEKNDEMNRIQEIETDKEVLLADDSPSVIKTMQHILTKLGLVYHTFTNGQQLLDYAFDENTDISKIGIIITDLEMPEASGFEVIKQIKANPKTAHLPIVVNSSMSGSSNEDMARSLNANEFISKSNPIEVEEALRKFMIK; encoded by the coding sequence ATGTCGAATTTATCAAATGTTGATCAAATTACCAATTTGCACAGGAACAATGAGTTACAACTTCTGTGTTTTAGATTAGAAAAAGACAAGGATTTATATGCGGTAAATGTCTTTAAGATTCGTGAAGTTGTTAAATATAGGGGAGAGATAACTGTTGTCGCACATGAGGGAAGTTCTTTGGTTGAAGGATTGATAACGATTAGAGAGCTTACAATACCTTTAATAGATTTAAAGAAGTGGTTTTATTATGATTCTGCAAATAAGACAAAAAACTTGGATCCTTATGGTATTGTTAGGGATCCTGGTGATGATGAAGTGGTTATGATATGTGAGTTTTCTAAATGGACAGTGGGGGTTAGAATCTATGAAGCAGATAGAATCTTAAATAAAAAATGGACCGATATTGAGCAGAGTGCTGGTATTGGTAACTCTGGGCTTAATACAAAACTTGTAAGTAGAACGAGATATTTTGATGGGCGTTTGGTGCAAGTAGTTGATATTGAAAAAATGCTAATTGATGTATTCCCATGGATTGAAGATGAGAAAAATGATGAGATGAATAGGATACAGGAGATTGAAACTGATAAGGAAGTGCTATTAGCAGATGATTCTCCAAGTGTTATTAAAACAATGCAACACATATTAACAAAGCTTGGGCTTGTATATCATACATTTACTAATGGACAGCAGTTGCTTGATTATGCCTTTGATGAGAATACTGATATATCTAAGATAGGTATTATAATTACAGACTTAGAAATGCCAGAGGCAAGTGGATTTGAGGTTATTAAGCAAATTAAAGCAAATCCAAAAACAGCCCACTTGCCAATCGTCGTAAATTCATCTATGAGTGGTAGTAGCAATGAAGATATGGCAAGATCACTAAATGCAAACGAGTTTATCTCAAAATCAAACCCTATAGAGGTAGAAGAAGCTTTAAGAAAATTTATGATTAAGTAG